Proteins from a genomic interval of Synergistaceae bacterium:
- the yjfF gene encoding sugar ABC transporter permease YjfF has protein sequence MTRSRLKARHIPILATVVVFGLLYAAASFCFPHFFTLRVFVNLFIDNAFLGIVAVGMTFAILSGGIDLSVGSVVACTGIVMSKLITQHGWHPVLVILFVLVAGTAFGAAMGFFIAFYDLPPFIVTLAGMFLARGTSQIISLESIPLRSPLLTSIANFGITLSNRVDFPFIAILLVGVVAVGTWIAQYTPFGRNIYAIGGNEQSASMMGLPVRRTKIGIYAFSGFFATLGGVVYTLYTFSGYSLSGIGLELDAIASVVIGGTLLSGGVGYLPGTLLGVLIQGVIQTFISFEGTLNSWWTKIIIGALLFVFILLQTWIARSAHFRRQGKRENSIGR, from the coding sequence ATGACAAGATCGAGACTGAAAGCGCGACACATTCCGATCCTGGCTACAGTCGTGGTTTTCGGATTGCTTTATGCCGCCGCGTCTTTTTGCTTCCCGCACTTCTTCACCCTGCGTGTATTCGTAAACCTCTTCATCGACAACGCTTTTCTGGGAATCGTGGCGGTGGGTATGACCTTCGCTATCCTGTCGGGGGGCATCGACCTTTCTGTGGGGTCCGTGGTGGCTTGCACGGGCATCGTCATGTCAAAGCTCATCACCCAGCACGGATGGCATCCCGTTCTCGTGATTCTCTTCGTTCTGGTGGCAGGTACGGCCTTTGGAGCGGCGATGGGTTTTTTCATCGCATTTTACGATCTCCCACCTTTCATCGTCACTCTGGCGGGAATGTTTCTTGCCCGAGGGACAAGTCAGATCATCAGCTTAGAGTCGATTCCGCTGAGGTCTCCCCTCTTGACCTCGATAGCGAACTTTGGGATTACCCTCTCGAACCGGGTGGATTTCCCCTTCATCGCCATCCTCCTGGTGGGTGTGGTGGCGGTGGGAACGTGGATCGCCCAATACACCCCGTTCGGTCGCAATATCTATGCCATCGGGGGCAACGAGCAATCGGCCTCGATGATGGGCTTGCCGGTGCGTAGAACAAAAATCGGGATCTATGCGTTTTCGGGTTTTTTCGCGACATTGGGCGGAGTCGTCTACACGCTGTACACGTTTTCGGGGTACTCTTTGTCTGGAATAGGGCTGGAGTTGGACGCCATCGCCTCCGTGGTGATCGGGGGCACCTTGCTTTCCGGAGGCGTGGGGTACCTGCCGGGGACGCTTCTGGGAGTTTTGATTCAGGGCGTCATCCAGACCTTTATCAGCTTCGAGGGCACGCTCAACTCCTGGTGGACCAAAATCATTATCGGCGCGCTGCTTTTCGTTTTCATTCTGCTCCAGACCTGGATAGCTAGAAGTGCCCATTTCCGTCGTCAGGGAAAACGCGAAAACTCGATTGGCCGATAA
- a CDS encoding TlyA family RNA methyltransferase, whose translation MVSHTDDPRNIPKKSKIAKERLDKLLVDRKFVESRTKAQALIMAGKVKVDGERVEKAGAPTAVDCVLEVDQGPRWVSRGAFKLLKALDVFEIDASGRVCVDIGASTGGFTDVLLNAGAKKIYAVDVGYGQLHSRLAADPRVLIMDRTNARFLTPDRFDQRIELLVCDASFISLRLLLPAMDAILFQEPENPEKEKGDIVPLNAVLLIKPQFEAGRERLGRGGVVRDPKVHVAVVEEVLDFVVRETRLCPAGLSWSPVLGPEGNLEFLCHLIRAAPNIDVNIDASFDINAVIDAAHQELLRKE comes from the coding sequence ATGGTGAGTCACACGGACGATCCAAGAAATATTCCCAAAAAATCTAAAATAGCAAAAGAACGCCTCGATAAACTTTTGGTGGATCGGAAGTTCGTGGAAAGCCGGACAAAAGCCCAGGCTTTGATTATGGCCGGCAAGGTCAAGGTGGATGGAGAGCGTGTGGAGAAAGCAGGCGCGCCCACGGCCGTCGATTGTGTTTTAGAGGTAGACCAAGGACCGCGGTGGGTCAGTCGCGGAGCGTTCAAGCTGTTGAAGGCGCTGGATGTCTTTGAAATCGACGCGTCGGGCCGCGTTTGTGTGGATATTGGGGCCTCGACGGGAGGCTTTACGGATGTATTGCTAAACGCCGGGGCGAAAAAAATCTACGCTGTGGACGTGGGGTATGGTCAGCTTCACTCTCGGCTCGCCGCCGATCCCCGAGTGCTGATTATGGACCGAACCAACGCCCGTTTTTTGACGCCCGACCGGTTTGACCAGAGGATAGAGCTCCTGGTCTGCGACGCTTCGTTCATTTCCTTGCGCCTTTTGCTTCCGGCGATGGACGCGATCTTGTTCCAAGAACCCGAAAATCCAGAGAAAGAGAAAGGGGACATTGTCCCTCTGAACGCCGTCCTTCTGATAAAACCTCAATTCGAGGCGGGGCGGGAACGCTTGGGGCGGGGCGGGGTGGTGCGCGACCCGAAAGTGCACGTGGCCGTCGTGGAGGAAGTGCTGGATTTTGTCGTCCGTGAGACCCGTTTGTGTCCAGCGGGACTGTCTTGGTCGCCGGTTCTGGGGCCAGAGGGAAATCTGGAGTTTTTGTGCCACTTGATTCGCGCCGCCCCCAACATCGATGTCAACATTGACGCCAGCTTCGACATAAACGCCGTGATAGACGCGGCTCACCAGGAACTACTGAGGAAAGAATAA
- a CDS encoding GspE/PulE family protein, whose product MPKLGDILVESGVVDKQRIMEFLQKQTHMSKSLGDALVAEGVITEIKLAEALSTHLGIPFLILTRYNPMPEAIKTIPRYVAERLRLVPLSLNENILLVAMANPLDLLAQDEVHLLTGRDLKLCVTTFTEIRNNLDRLYDLQSSLEEAIVEARELDLSSDRFTEDQANDAPVIQMVSSVLKQAVREEASDVHIEPCKNSARVRFRVDGILYESFDYPLRLHPAVSTRVKIMAGMDIAERRKPQDGRIPLKIGGRFIDIRASSVPTTRGEKIVLRILDQENSAVGIEHLGLEADDMEKINRLCESPWGVLLVTGPTGSGKSTTLYSILEKINRTGINIVTVEDPVEYSLDGVSQIHVNEKAGLGFDTILRSILRQDPDKIMVGEIRDHETAQITIRAALTGHFVLSTLHTNDAPSALTRMIHMGVPPYLVSATFSGIIAQRLVRKLCPFCREEYTVDLHVCDALQIPRGSRAWKAKGCNECRQGYKGRSGIFEILTMDADLRQMVLEGANNLQLRDAAIGKGMKTLRQSGIDSVFTGLTSIEEILANTI is encoded by the coding sequence ATGCCCAAGCTGGGAGATATCCTCGTAGAAAGTGGGGTTGTCGACAAACAGCGGATTATGGAGTTTCTGCAAAAACAAACCCATATGAGTAAAAGCCTGGGTGACGCTCTTGTGGCGGAAGGGGTTATTACGGAAATAAAATTGGCGGAGGCACTGTCGACTCATCTAGGGATACCCTTTTTAATATTGACGCGCTACAACCCCATGCCGGAGGCTATCAAGACGATTCCCCGGTACGTTGCCGAACGGCTGCGTCTCGTGCCGCTTTCTCTCAACGAGAACATTTTGCTTGTGGCTATGGCCAATCCCCTAGACCTTTTGGCTCAGGATGAAGTGCACTTACTCACGGGGCGCGACCTCAAGTTGTGCGTCACGACATTCACGGAGATACGAAATAACTTGGACAGGCTTTACGACCTTCAGAGCAGCCTAGAGGAGGCTATTGTAGAGGCCCGGGAGCTGGACTTGTCCTCGGATCGTTTTACGGAGGACCAGGCGAACGACGCACCGGTGATTCAGATGGTCAGTAGCGTACTAAAACAAGCAGTACGGGAAGAGGCATCGGATGTCCATATCGAACCCTGCAAAAACAGCGCTCGCGTCCGTTTTAGGGTGGATGGCATCCTTTATGAATCTTTCGATTATCCCTTGCGGCTCCATCCAGCGGTCTCCACGCGGGTCAAGATCATGGCGGGTATGGATATCGCCGAAAGGAGGAAACCTCAAGATGGACGTATTCCGCTCAAAATAGGAGGGCGTTTCATCGATATCCGCGCCAGTTCTGTCCCCACCACTCGAGGAGAAAAAATCGTTTTGCGTATCCTGGACCAAGAAAACTCGGCCGTAGGGATCGAGCACTTGGGTTTAGAAGCGGACGACATGGAAAAAATCAACAGGCTCTGCGAGTCCCCGTGGGGTGTGCTTTTAGTAACTGGCCCTACAGGAAGCGGCAAATCGACGACGCTATACTCCATCCTCGAAAAAATAAACCGGACAGGGATCAATATCGTCACGGTTGAGGATCCCGTGGAGTATTCTCTAGACGGAGTCAGTCAGATTCACGTCAACGAAAAGGCAGGTCTGGGCTTCGACACCATTTTGCGTTCCATTTTGCGACAAGATCCAGATAAGATCATGGTGGGGGAGATCCGGGACCACGAGACCGCGCAAATCACCATAAGGGCGGCTTTAACAGGACATTTTGTTCTTTCGACCCTTCACACGAACGACGCCCCCAGCGCCTTGACGCGTATGATTCATATGGGAGTCCCTCCATACCTGGTTTCGGCGACCTTTTCCGGGATCATTGCACAGAGGCTTGTCAGGAAGTTATGCCCGTTTTGCAGAGAAGAATACACGGTGGACCTCCACGTCTGCGACGCGCTTCAAATTCCTCGAGGCTCTCGGGCATGGAAGGCCAAGGGGTGTAACGAGTGCCGCCAAGGCTACAAAGGAAGAAGTGGTATTTTCGAGATTTTAACTATGGATGCCGATTTGAGACAAATGGTTTTGGAGGGGGCAAATAACCTCCAACTTCGAGACGCGGCGATTGGAAAGGGAATGAAAACGCTTCGGCAATCGGGTATCGACAGTGTTTTTACAGGTTTAACTAGTATAGAAGAGATTTTGGCGAACACTATTTAA
- the dxs gene encoding 1-deoxy-D-xylulose-5-phosphate synthase: MESQAKIAGSETRNFLREGFGIDDLKALPPNSLKPLAAEVRKLIVEVVEENGGHLGSSLGSVELCIALLRKFDPLQDRIVFDVGHQSYPYKILTDRADRFHTLRTMNGVCGFPRRSESPFDHFDTGHSSTSISASLGYAKARDLLGQKHHVVAVIGDASLINGLAFEALNHIKETQTRLIIVLNDNKHSIGSQVGGFATMLARLSASTSYNKIKSAIKDCCRALPKGDALEKRLEGIRDQIKALMKPQNIFDELEINYWGPFDGHNIEESEMIFELAKSYDRPVLLHFSTIKGKDLPEAELDPTKYHQMSPRLEREAPKTRTWSDAASGVMNQLAHADERVVCLTAAMATGVRLENFRTHFPARFFDVGIAESHMLTLAAGMAAGGLRPWVFIYSTFLQRAMDQLTHDIALQNLPVVLMIDRAGLVGSDGETHQGLLDVSWTRSIPNLEVYSPADEVSLRQMMAYAADRGGPTVIRYPRGSLPIRNNLFSGQETLGSALIRQGEDWALLGHGVTVHILLEARDRAGESGLPTPAVVDLRRLKPLDLDVLDGVLRNYSTVVVAEENYLNGGIGEAIACRAAELGTLTCVKRLGVSDRFIQHATIDQQRSFCDLTVKSVLSAAGPRACAYTA; encoded by the coding sequence TTGGAATCTCAGGCGAAAATTGCGGGCAGCGAAACGCGGAATTTTTTGAGAGAAGGCTTCGGAATCGACGATTTAAAGGCACTGCCGCCCAACAGCCTGAAACCCTTAGCGGCGGAAGTGCGGAAGCTGATTGTGGAGGTGGTTGAGGAAAACGGCGGACACCTGGGATCGTCTCTGGGCTCCGTGGAGTTGTGTATTGCACTCTTGCGGAAGTTTGACCCCCTCCAAGACCGCATCGTGTTCGACGTGGGACATCAAAGCTATCCCTACAAGATTTTGACTGATCGCGCGGACCGCTTTCACACTCTTCGCACCATGAATGGAGTCTGCGGATTTCCGCGGCGCTCCGAAAGTCCCTTCGACCACTTTGACACGGGACACAGCAGCACCTCTATCTCCGCCTCCTTGGGATACGCGAAGGCGCGGGACCTGTTAGGGCAGAAGCACCACGTGGTGGCTGTCATCGGCGACGCGTCCCTGATCAACGGACTGGCTTTCGAGGCCCTGAACCACATCAAGGAGACACAAACCCGGCTGATCATTGTCCTAAACGACAACAAACACTCCATCGGCTCGCAAGTCGGGGGCTTCGCCACGATGTTGGCCCGCCTCTCCGCCAGCACCTCCTACAACAAGATCAAGTCAGCCATTAAAGATTGCTGCCGGGCGCTTCCCAAGGGCGACGCCCTGGAAAAAAGGCTGGAGGGCATCCGCGATCAGATCAAGGCCCTCATGAAGCCCCAGAACATCTTCGATGAGTTGGAAATCAACTACTGGGGTCCCTTCGACGGGCACAACATCGAGGAATCCGAGATGATCTTCGAACTGGCCAAGAGCTACGACCGGCCCGTACTGCTCCACTTCAGCACCATCAAGGGCAAAGACTTGCCGGAAGCGGAGTTGGACCCCACAAAATACCATCAGATGAGCCCTCGATTGGAGCGTGAAGCGCCCAAAACCCGAACCTGGAGTGACGCCGCCTCCGGGGTGATGAACCAACTGGCCCATGCTGACGAGCGCGTCGTTTGCTTGACCGCCGCTATGGCCACAGGGGTAAGACTTGAAAACTTTCGAACCCATTTTCCTGCCCGTTTTTTTGACGTGGGCATCGCCGAGAGCCACATGCTCACCTTGGCCGCGGGGATGGCCGCGGGGGGGTTGCGTCCTTGGGTGTTTATTTACTCGACGTTTTTGCAGCGGGCAATGGACCAATTGACCCACGACATCGCGCTTCAGAACTTGCCGGTGGTGCTGATGATCGACCGGGCCGGTCTGGTGGGGTCGGACGGGGAGACCCATCAGGGGCTTCTGGACGTGTCTTGGACTCGATCCATCCCCAACCTGGAGGTCTACTCTCCGGCCGACGAGGTCTCGCTGCGGCAGATGATGGCCTACGCCGCCGACCGCGGAGGCCCCACCGTTATCCGTTACCCACGGGGGTCGCTTCCCATCCGCAACAACCTGTTTAGCGGACAGGAAACCTTGGGCTCCGCGCTGATCCGTCAGGGCGAGGACTGGGCGTTGCTGGGACACGGGGTTACCGTCCATATCCTGCTTGAAGCGCGGGATCGGGCGGGGGAATCGGGTCTGCCCACGCCAGCCGTGGTGGACCTGCGCCGTTTGAAGCCTCTGGACCTGGATGTTCTCGACGGGGTTTTGAGAAACTACTCCACCGTAGTCGTGGCCGAGGAAAACTATCTGAACGGCGGCATAGGCGAAGCGATAGCCTGCCGCGCGGCGGAGCTGGGAACCTTGACCTGCGTCAAACGTTTGGGCGTTTCGGACCGGTTTATTCAGCATGCGACAATCGACCAACAGAGGTCGTTCTGCGACCTGACCGTGAAAAGCGTCCTAAGCGCGGCCGGGCCGAGAGCTTGCGCTTACACGGCATAA
- a CDS encoding ABC transporter permease has translation MKKFVRGVVRSPYFWSLTFLALLLAFNIAFTERFGVIEIKDGHFYGSMIDILRRSVPTILLSAGMTLVIATGGIDLSVGALIAVAGAISALLARSDAPLVITVVLPLLATTAAGFWNGFLVAKVGIQPFVATLILMVSGRGIAQLLCGGQIIKFSRPNFEFLSAGFILGLPFGLYLAAGMLLMVWFLTRRTALGLFIESIGVNPVASRYVGISETRIKLLVYMFSGFCAGMAGLVLTTEIRGADANNVGLNLELDAILATVLGGTAMSGGRFYLAGSVVGALIIQTLTTTILARGVARPATLVVKAFVVILISLVQSPSFRAQIFSRRGRKEIRA, from the coding sequence ATGAAAAAATTTGTTCGAGGAGTGGTCCGCAGTCCCTATTTCTGGTCCTTGACTTTTCTGGCGCTGCTGCTGGCCTTCAACATCGCTTTTACGGAGCGGTTCGGTGTCATAGAAATCAAAGACGGGCACTTTTACGGCAGCATGATCGACATCCTGCGCCGCTCCGTGCCCACGATACTTTTGAGCGCCGGCATGACCCTGGTCATCGCGACGGGAGGAATAGACTTGTCCGTGGGGGCGTTGATCGCTGTAGCCGGGGCGATCTCGGCTCTTTTGGCTCGAAGTGACGCGCCTCTTGTCATTACGGTGGTCTTACCGCTTTTGGCTACGACGGCGGCTGGGTTCTGGAACGGTTTTCTTGTGGCGAAAGTGGGGATTCAGCCCTTTGTCGCGACGTTGATTTTGATGGTGTCCGGACGCGGCATCGCCCAATTGCTCTGCGGTGGTCAGATCATCAAGTTTTCCCGTCCGAATTTCGAGTTCTTGTCCGCCGGCTTCATTTTGGGCTTACCTTTCGGCCTCTATCTGGCCGCGGGAATGCTACTAATGGTGTGGTTTCTGACGCGGCGGACGGCTCTTGGGCTCTTTATCGAGTCCATTGGTGTCAATCCCGTAGCCAGCCGCTACGTGGGCATCAGCGAGACCCGCATCAAGCTGCTAGTTTATATGTTCTCAGGTTTTTGCGCGGGCATGGCGGGGTTGGTGCTGACGACGGAGATACGGGGAGCCGACGCTAATAACGTAGGACTCAACTTAGAGTTAGACGCTATTTTAGCTACGGTTCTGGGGGGCACAGCCATGAGCGGAGGTCGGTTCTACCTAGCGGGGTCCGTCGTGGGGGCTCTCATTATCCAGACTCTCACCACCACAATTCTGGCCCGAGGGGTGGCCCGCCCGGCCACTCTGGTGGTCAAGGCTTTCGTTGTCATCTTGATCAGCCTTGTCCAATCCCCTTCTTTCCGCGCGCAGATTTTTAGTAGACGTGGACGAAAGGAGATCCGGGCATGA
- a CDS encoding NAD(+)/NADH kinase — protein MKNLGMIINAHKPEALEMGRRLVHRCKEEGIPLLLPHHEASMLTIEGTSDEEWLKTVDIALVIGGDGTFLRASRYIMEAGIPLYGINLGHLGFLASGKPEEAERDLKRIVNGEYELLERPLLHCTLFRDDRPLHEMYALNDVVLTKNAIARLLHIEVRFNDKFFGVLPADGVIISSPTGSTAYALSAGGPIIPPHMKSMLLVPICAHTLYSRPLLAAAEDTITLTPRGSGVREITLTQDGQLAYEILPGEYVEISLARDRTLRTVTMTDRTFLDLVQEKLGWGQSIAMTDKE, from the coding sequence ATGAAGAACTTGGGAATGATCATTAACGCGCACAAACCTGAGGCCCTGGAGATGGGGCGCCGCCTCGTACACCGCTGCAAAGAGGAGGGGATCCCTCTTCTTTTGCCCCATCATGAGGCCTCGATGTTGACAATAGAGGGAACCTCCGACGAAGAATGGCTTAAAACCGTCGATATCGCTTTGGTAATAGGCGGCGACGGGACTTTCTTGCGGGCGAGCCGCTACATCATGGAGGCGGGAATCCCCCTTTATGGTATCAACCTGGGACACCTGGGCTTTTTGGCCTCCGGCAAACCGGAGGAAGCCGAGCGGGATCTGAAACGCATCGTAAACGGGGAATACGAATTGCTCGAACGGCCTCTTTTGCACTGTACGCTTTTCCGGGACGATAGGCCCCTCCATGAGATGTACGCTTTAAACGACGTGGTGTTGACCAAAAACGCCATCGCACGTCTCTTGCACATCGAAGTGCGTTTCAACGACAAATTCTTCGGAGTCCTGCCTGCGGATGGGGTTATTATTTCATCGCCAACTGGTTCTACGGCCTATGCTCTTTCAGCCGGAGGACCCATCATCCCTCCTCACATGAAGAGCATGTTATTGGTTCCAATCTGCGCCCACACTCTCTACTCCCGTCCTCTTCTGGCCGCCGCAGAGGACACGATCACCTTGACCCCTCGAGGGAGCGGGGTGCGGGAGATCACTTTGACTCAAGACGGACAGTTAGCCTATGAGATTCTTCCGGGCGAATACGTGGAGATTTCCCTGGCGCGAGACCGAACGCTTCGCACGGTCACCATGACCGACAGGACTTTCCTTGATCTGGTGCAAGAAAAATTGGGCTGGGGTCAGAGTATTGCCATGACGGACAAGGAGTGA
- a CDS encoding sugar ABC transporter ATP-binding protein, producing MEYLLETRNVGISFPGVRALSSVDFKLRKGEIHALMGQNGAGKSTLLKILSGVYRQDEGSVYLKGQETRFASSTEAQRAGISTVHQELNLIPTLSVAENLFLGIQPRTRLGLLNWKKMSQGSEKILERLNLKIDVTEQLNSYSVAIQQLVAIARALLFSADILILDEPTSSLDKEEVARLFHVMRGLKSEGLGIVFVTHFLDQMYDISDRATILRNGELVGEFEMANLSRINLITAMVGEETSARKAEEKFERRPTRAAQEVRPLLEVSGIARFGVVEPFDLRLGQGEVLGLAGLLGSGRSEVARLLFGIDGFDQGEIKVEGTSLRPSSPQDAIAAGMGFCPEDRKTDGVIGSLSVRENIILALQANRGVFKRLSRAEQERIAEKFIESLSIKTPGSEQPVRNLSGGNQQKVIIARWLASNLRLLILDEPTRGIDVAAKTEIQKLILSLADEGLAVLFISSELDEVVRCCERVAVLRDRRKIGELSEGEVRVENIMSAIAQGRDCSAQTTQTAQTGQTEGRV from the coding sequence TTGGAATATCTATTGGAGACCAGGAATGTCGGTATTTCCTTCCCCGGCGTGAGGGCGCTTTCGAGCGTTGATTTCAAATTGCGCAAGGGAGAGATCCACGCGCTAATGGGACAAAACGGCGCGGGAAAATCCACGTTGCTCAAAATTTTGAGCGGCGTCTACAGACAGGACGAGGGCAGTGTCTATCTGAAGGGGCAAGAGACGCGTTTCGCCTCCTCCACGGAGGCTCAGAGAGCGGGGATCAGCACCGTCCACCAGGAACTCAACCTGATACCGACTCTGTCGGTGGCCGAAAACCTGTTTTTGGGGATTCAGCCACGAACCAGGCTGGGGCTACTGAATTGGAAAAAGATGAGTCAAGGCTCCGAGAAAATTCTGGAGCGTCTGAACTTGAAAATAGACGTCACGGAACAGTTGAACTCTTACTCCGTGGCCATACAACAACTGGTGGCCATCGCCAGAGCGCTCCTCTTTTCCGCTGACATCCTGATTCTGGACGAGCCCACATCCAGCCTGGACAAGGAGGAAGTCGCCCGTTTGTTCCACGTCATGAGAGGACTAAAGTCCGAGGGGCTGGGCATTGTTTTCGTCACCCACTTTCTGGATCAGATGTACGATATCTCGGACCGGGCCACCATCTTACGCAACGGGGAGCTGGTGGGAGAATTTGAGATGGCGAACCTGTCGCGAATTAACTTAATCACAGCTATGGTAGGCGAGGAGACCAGTGCCCGTAAAGCTGAGGAAAAGTTCGAGCGCCGTCCCACTCGCGCGGCCCAAGAGGTGAGGCCTCTTTTGGAGGTCTCTGGAATAGCGCGCTTCGGCGTCGTAGAGCCCTTCGATCTGCGACTGGGGCAGGGCGAGGTGTTGGGCCTCGCCGGTCTACTGGGCTCCGGACGCAGCGAAGTGGCAAGGCTGCTCTTTGGAATCGACGGCTTCGATCAAGGAGAGATCAAGGTAGAGGGGACTTCCCTCAGACCCTCCTCCCCTCAAGACGCCATCGCGGCGGGTATGGGCTTTTGCCCTGAGGACCGGAAGACGGACGGGGTCATTGGTAGCCTTTCGGTGCGGGAGAATATCATTTTAGCGCTTCAGGCAAACCGAGGCGTCTTCAAGAGGTTGAGCCGGGCCGAGCAGGAACGTATCGCCGAGAAGTTCATTGAGTCCCTTTCGATCAAGACACCAGGGAGCGAGCAGCCAGTCCGAAACCTTTCGGGGGGGAACCAACAGAAGGTCATCATCGCCCGGTGGTTGGCGTCGAACCTCCGTCTCCTGATTCTGGACGAACCCACCCGCGGTATCGACGTGGCGGCGAAGACGGAAATACAAAAACTGATCCTATCCCTGGCCGACGAGGGACTGGCGGTACTGTTCATCTCCTCGGAGCTGGACGAGGTAGTGCGATGTTGCGAGCGAGTCGCGGTGCTGCGTGATCGCCGCAAAATTGGCGAACTCTCGGAAGGCGAGGTTCGGGTCGAAAACATTATGAGCGCCATAGCTCAGGGGCGCGATTGCTCCGCTCAGACGACCCAAACGGCCCAGACAGGCCAAACGGAGGGAAGAGTATGA
- a CDS encoding ABC transporter substrate-binding protein: MKKLWLLALLVFVFAGSALAADRPLVVGFAQIGAESGWRTAETESVISAAKELGIELKFNDAQQKQENQIRAIRSFVAQGVDGILLAPVVETGWEPILNEVKKANIPVILLDRGITVDDESLYVCKITSDFVFEGCEAAKWVVQTLDGKGNVVQLQGTPGASAATERQKGFEEELAKTPDVKILESQTGDFTMELGKQVMEAFLKKYGSDINVVYAHNDDMGLGAVQAIKEAGLKPGEDIKIITVDATKAAFEAMVAGEVDAVVECNPLLGPLAYETLKKAIAGETLDKWIIQKDEVFTKDQAATVIGSRKY, encoded by the coding sequence GTGAAGAAATTGTGGCTTTTGGCGTTGCTGGTTTTCGTGTTTGCGGGTTCCGCCTTGGCGGCAGACAGGCCCCTGGTGGTCGGATTCGCCCAGATCGGGGCGGAGAGCGGCTGGCGCACGGCGGAAACGGAATCCGTCATCAGCGCGGCCAAAGAGCTGGGAATTGAGCTGAAGTTCAACGATGCCCAGCAGAAGCAGGAAAACCAGATCCGGGCGATCCGCTCCTTTGTCGCCCAGGGCGTCGACGGTATCCTTCTGGCCCCCGTGGTGGAGACCGGCTGGGAACCTATCCTGAACGAGGTTAAAAAGGCGAACATTCCCGTTATCCTGCTGGACCGGGGCATTACCGTCGATGATGAATCTCTCTACGTCTGCAAGATCACGTCGGATTTCGTCTTTGAGGGATGCGAGGCCGCTAAATGGGTCGTCCAGACGCTGGATGGCAAGGGTAACGTGGTGCAGCTCCAGGGAACCCCAGGGGCCTCCGCGGCCACCGAGCGTCAGAAGGGCTTTGAAGAAGAGCTGGCGAAGACCCCGGACGTGAAGATCCTAGAGTCCCAGACGGGCGACTTCACGATGGAACTGGGTAAGCAGGTCATGGAGGCGTTCCTGAAAAAATATGGCAGCGACATCAATGTAGTTTACGCCCATAACGACGACATGGGGCTTGGCGCCGTTCAGGCCATCAAAGAGGCTGGCCTCAAACCCGGCGAGGACATCAAGATCATCACCGTCGACGCCACGAAAGCGGCCTTCGAGGCTATGGTGGCCGGCGAGGTGGACGCTGTTGTGGAGTGTAACCCACTGCTTGGACCCTTGGCCTACGAAACCCTGAAGAAAGCCATCGCCGGCGAGACACTGGATAAATGGATTATTCAGAAGGACGAAGTCTTCACCAAGGACCAAGCGGCCACCGTTATTGGATCTCGCAAGTACTGA